Proteins encoded in a region of the Isosphaeraceae bacterium EP7 genome:
- a CDS encoding glycosyltransferase family 39 protein gives MDAPLVVTPPAPIGTKATRWCLPAVALAALVGGWLIVDASPRSSATYDEVSYLEIGCRWWRTGDQERITRMGSPLTFWKLQQAPVLAVLDRTGHSDWIDDPIGHQAELLTHMRIGSLWIWILGLIAVATWARQAEGPRAMAFAAWLYALSPNLLAHAGLVTMEQPLVTASAIQFWLFWRFLRFDESRSFWTSAMVGGLAFSCKFTAILFPPLFALAWASERYRRGGIEGWKMLARMSASMACYVLVLLAADLVITAGATLPLSEQVDHHPKFEARFGARATRLFSFALETPIPADWVGFAIQGRHQSGGGASYLLGQRSLWGWRSYYLIALAVKLPLSVFALALVRLTIGRRPALRSGDLLIPVTLVAFLVLTSLGSSRNYGLRYLFPLAPAAIVGLSSLAERSRLIRRLTLIGLAGQAFAVASIHPHELTFFNVAAGGPMGGMIILADSNLDWGQGARSLARLQLAEPAYRDLTFYAFGDTDPGFYGVVGRRIVVNADDIHSGLPERLEAETPYLAVSTSLIHGPWGPAGYFDDLKRLRPVAQTDDRTILIYRTPDSVRP, from the coding sequence ATGGATGCGCCCCTTGTTGTGACCCCACCGGCGCCGATCGGCACAAAGGCAACGCGATGGTGCCTGCCGGCCGTCGCGCTGGCCGCGCTCGTCGGCGGATGGCTGATCGTCGACGCGTCGCCGCGCAGCTCGGCCACCTATGACGAGGTCTCCTATCTGGAGATCGGCTGCCGCTGGTGGCGGACCGGCGACCAGGAGCGCATCACCAGGATGGGCTCCCCGCTCACATTCTGGAAGCTCCAGCAGGCCCCCGTCCTGGCGGTCCTCGACCGGACCGGGCACTCCGACTGGATCGACGACCCCATCGGCCACCAGGCCGAGCTGCTCACCCACATGCGCATCGGCTCCCTCTGGATCTGGATCCTGGGCCTGATCGCGGTGGCCACCTGGGCGAGGCAAGCTGAAGGCCCGCGGGCGATGGCCTTCGCCGCCTGGCTTTACGCACTGAGCCCGAATCTGCTGGCCCACGCCGGCCTCGTCACCATGGAGCAGCCGCTCGTCACCGCCTCGGCCATCCAGTTCTGGCTGTTCTGGAGGTTCCTGAGGTTCGACGAGTCGCGTTCCTTTTGGACCTCGGCGATGGTCGGCGGCCTGGCTTTCTCGTGTAAGTTCACCGCCATCCTGTTCCCGCCACTCTTCGCGCTTGCCTGGGCGTCCGAGCGTTATCGCCGGGGCGGCATCGAGGGCTGGAAGATGCTCGCGCGGATGTCGGCCTCGATGGCGTGTTATGTGCTTGTGCTGCTCGCCGCCGACCTCGTGATCACCGCGGGAGCCACCCTCCCTCTGAGCGAGCAGGTCGACCATCACCCCAAGTTCGAGGCCCGCTTCGGCGCCCGCGCCACCCGCCTCTTCTCGTTCGCGTTGGAGACTCCGATCCCGGCAGACTGGGTCGGCTTCGCCATCCAGGGTCGGCACCAGAGCGGCGGCGGCGCCAGCTACCTTCTCGGTCAACGAAGCCTCTGGGGCTGGCGTTCCTACTATCTGATTGCCCTGGCCGTGAAGCTCCCCTTGAGTGTCTTCGCCCTGGCCCTGGTCAGGCTCACAATCGGCCGCAGGCCCGCCCTGCGTAGCGGAGACCTCCTGATCCCGGTCACGCTGGTCGCGTTCCTGGTCCTCACGTCGCTCGGTTCGAGCCGGAACTACGGGCTGAGGTACCTGTTCCCGCTGGCCCCCGCGGCGATCGTGGGGCTTTCGAGCCTGGCCGAGCGTTCGCGCCTGATCCGCCGCCTGACCCTGATCGGGCTGGCCGGCCAGGCGTTTGCCGTGGCGAGCATCCACCCGCACGAGCTGACCTTCTTCAACGTCGCGGCCGGCGGCCCCATGGGGGGCATGATCATCCTGGCCGATTCCAACCTCGACTGGGGCCAGGGGGCCCGGTCCCTGGCCCGGCTCCAGCTGGCCGAGCCCGCCTATCGCGACCTGACCTTCTATGCGTTCGGCGACACCGACCCCGGCTTCTACGGCGTCGTCGGCCGCCGGATCGTCGTGAACGCCGACGACATCCATTCCGGGCTGCCCGAACGACTGGAGGCCGAGACGCCCTATCTGGCTGTCTCGACCTCCTTGATCCACGGCCCCTGGGGCCCTGCCGGCTACTTCGACGACCTCAAAAGGCTGCGGCCCGTCGCCCAGACCGATGATCGGACGATCCTGATCTACCGGACGCCCGACTCGGTCAGGCCGTGA
- a CDS encoding cytochrome c biogenesis protein ResB produces the protein MATSMTDPKTAAPARPGMLNSLWLACDAIYRFLASLKLAVISLSSLSAVLAYATFYESWHGTAAVQEQIYQSAGFAVLLAFLAANILCAATIRFPWKRRQAGFVVTHAGLLILIAGSYYSFRTSREGQVALEEATQSSQLMITDHPILRVRPIDAHTGQATEEVELAFRPGVFAWKPGRFETLTREKDPFTVALKAHLPASLPSRVVVDATGGSPSLKLLALAKPPGAAEAVPMFRSESESWFMVAPSNKLSRVSRVVGPARISFQFVTKPEMVEDFLNPPKELGPNGAARFRYKDKTGKDRVYDLPVDGKGAASPFQLPDSDLTVSFQRMIEFPTAIEGREEESSEFYSMVGDDEIPIVEYSIKKGDGPALRHMGWGMLPTVPSFIPDPEDKSGTTVGLAAISYYSLPKLDGSTMMSRRGVIEVMGDSAGKLFYRTFGLTEGNKGVAIRASGTLPLGESVLGMGGDKMPMTLTFKAERYLQTGIEKTVCEELNLPVGQKGNGIPAALVEMKVNGVTREFWARRSISFDQNWQTIRFPDQSFQVCYDFEREPLGFHIDLDDFDVKFDPGTEQASSFTSKIRLTDEARKIKDRPVTISMNEPMEHRGLTFYQSSYIRSEDPATLRPTGKFQSVFQVAEDPGRRIKYAGSLLVVLGTFMQFYMRSGVYNLTRRRVKPADIGGSDAPDVKTPKTKPAGEYLEDL, from the coding sequence ATGGCGACCTCTATGACCGATCCGAAGACGGCGGCCCCGGCGCGCCCGGGAATGCTCAACTCCCTCTGGCTGGCTTGCGACGCTATTTATCGGTTCCTGGCCTCGCTCAAGCTGGCCGTCATCTCGCTGAGCTCGCTGTCCGCCGTGCTGGCGTACGCGACGTTCTATGAGTCGTGGCACGGGACCGCGGCGGTCCAAGAGCAGATCTACCAGAGCGCCGGCTTCGCGGTGCTCCTGGCGTTCCTCGCGGCCAATATCCTGTGCGCTGCCACCATCCGCTTCCCCTGGAAGCGACGCCAGGCGGGGTTCGTCGTGACCCACGCCGGGCTCCTGATCCTGATCGCGGGGTCTTATTACAGCTTCAGGACGTCCAGGGAAGGGCAGGTCGCGCTCGAAGAGGCGACCCAGAGCAGCCAGCTCATGATCACCGATCACCCGATCCTCCGGGTCAGGCCGATCGACGCCCACACCGGGCAGGCGACCGAGGAAGTCGAGCTGGCGTTCCGCCCGGGCGTCTTCGCCTGGAAGCCGGGCCGGTTCGAAACCTTGACCCGTGAGAAGGATCCGTTCACGGTCGCCCTCAAGGCCCACCTGCCGGCCTCGCTGCCCAGCCGCGTCGTGGTCGATGCGACCGGCGGCTCGCCCTCGCTCAAGCTGCTCGCGCTGGCCAAGCCCCCCGGCGCGGCCGAGGCAGTGCCGATGTTCCGGTCCGAGAGCGAGAGCTGGTTCATGGTCGCACCCTCGAACAAGCTTTCGAGGGTCTCCAGGGTCGTCGGCCCCGCCCGCATCAGCTTCCAGTTCGTCACCAAGCCCGAGATGGTCGAGGACTTCCTCAACCCGCCCAAGGAGCTCGGCCCCAATGGTGCGGCCCGGTTCCGGTACAAGGACAAGACGGGCAAGGATCGGGTTTATGACCTGCCCGTCGACGGCAAGGGGGCGGCCAGCCCGTTCCAGCTCCCCGACAGCGACCTGACGGTCAGCTTCCAGCGGATGATCGAGTTCCCGACCGCCATCGAGGGGCGCGAGGAGGAGTCGAGCGAGTTCTACTCCATGGTCGGCGATGACGAGATCCCCATCGTCGAGTACAGCATCAAGAAGGGGGATGGCCCGGCGCTCCGTCACATGGGCTGGGGCATGCTTCCCACCGTCCCCAGCTTCATCCCCGATCCCGAGGACAAGTCCGGCACGACCGTGGGCCTGGCGGCGATCAGCTATTACTCGCTGCCCAAGCTCGACGGCTCGACCATGATGTCGCGTCGCGGGGTCATCGAGGTGATGGGCGACTCCGCCGGCAAGCTCTTCTACCGCACCTTCGGCCTGACCGAGGGGAACAAGGGGGTCGCCATCCGGGCTTCTGGCACGCTCCCGCTGGGCGAGAGCGTGCTGGGGATGGGGGGCGACAAGATGCCCATGACGCTCACCTTCAAGGCCGAGCGCTATCTCCAGACGGGCATCGAGAAGACGGTCTGCGAGGAGCTGAATCTCCCCGTCGGCCAGAAGGGCAACGGCATCCCGGCCGCACTCGTCGAGATGAAGGTCAACGGCGTGACCCGCGAGTTCTGGGCGCGTCGTTCGATCAGCTTCGACCAGAACTGGCAGACGATCCGGTTCCCGGACCAGTCGTTCCAGGTCTGCTACGACTTCGAGCGCGAGCCGTTGGGCTTCCACATCGACCTCGACGACTTCGACGTCAAGTTCGACCCCGGCACCGAGCAGGCATCGAGCTTCACCAGCAAGATCCGCCTGACCGACGAGGCCAGGAAGATCAAGGATCGGCCGGTGACCATCTCCATGAATGAGCCGATGGAGCATCGCGGCCTGACGTTCTACCAATCCAGCTACATCCGGTCGGAAGACCCGGCCACGCTCCGGCCCACCGGCAAGTTCCAATCGGTCTTCCAGGTGGCGGAAGACCCCGGCCGCCGGATCAAGTACGCCGGCAGCCTGCTGGTCGTGCTCGGAACGTTCATGCAGTTCTACATGAGGTCGGGGGTCTACAACCTGACCCGTCGCCGCGTCAAGCCGGCGGACATCGGCGGTTCCGACGCGCCCGACGTCAAGACGCCGAAGACCAAGCCGGCCGGCGAATACCTCGAAGACCTCTGA
- the gatB gene encoding Asp-tRNA(Asn)/Glu-tRNA(Gln) amidotransferase subunit GatB, whose translation MSYTVIIGLEVHVQLSTESKMFSACGTEFGLPPNTQTDPVSLGMPGTLPVMNAKAFELALKTAIALDATITPFTKWDRKNYYYPDLPKNYQISQYDLPFSTGGSVPIPTRKDGGGGGSVRLVRVHLEEDTGKLIHGTGGFSEVDLNRAGIPLLEIVTEPDLRSAADAKGCLDELRLALRYLGVSDCEMQEGSLRCDANVNVHVEKDGKTIATPIVEVKNLNSFRSVERAIQYEAERQYAKWQKDGLTIKDAPKETRGWNDPDGVTKLQRSKETAADYRYFPEPDLVPVVVDQAWIDRLKSEIGELPAKRRRRFEADYGLSEYDANVLVEQGQDVADYYDAVAGATGEYKLASNWVQQDVLRVIKEKKQTLADFPVGPAALADLINRVKRGELNTNQGREVLGKMIETGEPVAKIIEAGGYQMVSDRDEIAAAVDAAIAANPKAMEDLKGGKKKPDAVKGFLRGQVMKQTGGKASPALVGEILDVKLAELTA comes from the coding sequence ATGTCGTATACCGTCATTATCGGCCTGGAAGTGCACGTCCAGCTCAGCACGGAGAGCAAGATGTTCTCGGCCTGCGGGACCGAGTTCGGGCTGCCTCCCAACACCCAGACCGACCCGGTCTCGCTGGGCATGCCCGGCACGCTGCCGGTGATGAACGCGAAGGCGTTCGAGCTGGCGCTGAAGACCGCCATCGCGCTTGACGCGACGATCACGCCGTTCACCAAGTGGGACCGCAAGAACTACTACTACCCCGACCTGCCCAAGAACTATCAGATCAGCCAGTATGACCTCCCCTTCAGCACCGGCGGGTCGGTGCCCATCCCGACGCGCAAGGACGGCGGCGGCGGTGGCTCGGTGCGGCTGGTGCGGGTCCACCTGGAAGAGGACACGGGCAAGCTGATCCACGGCACCGGCGGGTTCTCGGAGGTCGACCTGAACCGCGCGGGCATCCCGCTGCTGGAGATCGTCACCGAGCCCGATCTGCGGTCGGCCGCCGACGCCAAGGGCTGCCTGGACGAGCTGCGGCTGGCGTTGCGCTACCTGGGCGTCTCCGATTGCGAGATGCAGGAGGGGTCGCTCCGGTGCGACGCCAACGTGAATGTTCACGTCGAGAAGGACGGCAAGACGATCGCCACGCCGATCGTCGAGGTCAAGAACCTGAACAGCTTCAGGTCGGTCGAGCGGGCCATCCAGTATGAGGCCGAGCGGCAGTACGCGAAGTGGCAGAAGGACGGCCTGACGATCAAGGACGCCCCCAAGGAGACGCGAGGCTGGAATGACCCCGACGGCGTCACGAAGCTCCAGCGCAGTAAGGAGACGGCCGCCGACTATCGCTACTTCCCCGAGCCCGACCTCGTCCCGGTGGTCGTAGACCAGGCCTGGATCGACCGCCTGAAGTCGGAGATCGGCGAGCTGCCCGCGAAGCGTCGCCGGCGGTTCGAGGCCGATTACGGGCTCTCGGAATACGACGCAAACGTGCTCGTCGAGCAGGGTCAGGACGTTGCCGACTATTACGACGCGGTGGCCGGTGCGACCGGCGAATACAAGCTCGCCAGCAACTGGGTCCAGCAGGACGTGTTGCGCGTGATCAAGGAGAAGAAGCAAACCCTGGCCGACTTCCCTGTCGGGCCCGCGGCACTGGCCGACCTGATCAACCGGGTGAAGCGGGGCGAGCTGAACACGAACCAGGGGCGCGAGGTGCTCGGCAAGATGATCGAGACCGGCGAGCCGGTCGCGAAAATCATCGAGGCCGGGGGCTACCAGATGGTCTCCGACCGCGACGAGATCGCCGCCGCCGTGGACGCCGCGATCGCCGCCAACCCCAAGGCGATGGAAGACCTGAAGGGGGGCAAGAAGAAGCCCGACGCGGTGAAGGGGTTCCTCCGCGGCCAGGTGATGAAGCAGACCGGCGGCAAGGCCTCGCCGGCGCTCGTCGGCGAGATCCTCGACGTCAAGCTCGCCGAGCTCACGGCCTGA
- the ccsA gene encoding cytochrome c biogenesis protein CcsA has protein sequence MRRVQWPVMGLALLLIGADSPGPKPNGGGPGYEAAGSLPLMHHGRVKPLDTMAREEIKSIYGIETIKLKGPDGEVNQTWKPTAAFVDIQARPDVWDELPIILVEYLPLKRVLLAGAFESRLKAIIDSPDSPAAAKTMAQAIKPEEVNADELRALAKVKGLDATNAKGLNDLADTLAEDHKRLTPRELQEGHVHVDGKHLDFAQWWQQLAQKKGEAMEDNLSTLESKAVEVGGRLAAYQIIRDRQIRSNPILIFPRPFNAAALKFTAKAYDAGVKNRGQGLSPLQMEAAESLLKYWNDIQIDDRAVPGTDAKFDARFSDWMKDNSAWVPLKTILDSKPEELVEAGFPGPQVEAFRAAFAAFEEAERSSPGAVALEPAKALIASAREVGQEINPKAYPAIEEVGRELTFNEVAPFYKAQYAYGLGLVLLMLALPIKASKTMVGRLGQALYGAGMAGFLAGIGLEIYGFYLRVMISGWAPVTNMYETVVWVALVTAVLGLVFELIYPRRVVATAATGLALLACMLAANVTLLDPNIKSLQPVLRSNYWLVIHVLCEVSSYAAFALAMGLGMIGTTYYLTATYRRSPSYSSLLLPLIPGIPLLALGWTGVQAAGGAYGTQYVNDGLGFYVVLLTAVVGGVLTGAGVFAPLGELVNRLRFRDDVETGAELVAGEGPTPGTPVASTNPVIAEIRARAAAEGPAVKLDSRGLAMQATASVVKPLANYIYRTMQVGVLLIAAGTILGGVWADYSWGRFWGWDPKEVWALITLLIYLVPLHGRFAGWVNTFTLTVASVACFMSVLMAWYGVNFVLGVGLHSYGFAEKGGQGVVMAVSTGMLSYCAGAAWRRRLASVPHHPVA, from the coding sequence ATGCGACGAGTTCAATGGCCGGTGATGGGCCTCGCCCTCCTCTTGATCGGGGCCGATTCGCCCGGTCCCAAGCCGAACGGAGGCGGGCCGGGCTACGAGGCGGCCGGCAGCCTTCCCTTGATGCACCACGGCCGGGTCAAGCCGCTGGACACCATGGCCCGCGAAGAGATCAAGTCGATCTACGGCATCGAGACGATCAAGCTGAAGGGGCCCGACGGCGAGGTCAACCAGACCTGGAAGCCGACGGCCGCCTTCGTCGACATCCAGGCCAGGCCCGATGTCTGGGACGAGCTGCCGATCATCCTCGTCGAGTACCTCCCTTTGAAGCGGGTGCTCCTCGCCGGTGCCTTCGAGTCTCGCCTCAAGGCGATCATCGACAGCCCCGACTCGCCCGCCGCCGCCAAGACGATGGCCCAGGCGATCAAGCCCGAAGAGGTCAATGCCGACGAGCTGCGTGCCCTGGCCAAGGTGAAGGGGCTCGACGCCACCAATGCCAAAGGCCTGAACGACCTCGCCGACACTCTGGCCGAGGACCACAAGCGGCTGACCCCGCGTGAGCTCCAGGAAGGCCACGTCCACGTCGACGGCAAGCATCTGGACTTCGCCCAGTGGTGGCAGCAGCTCGCCCAGAAGAAGGGCGAGGCGATGGAGGACAACCTCTCCACGCTGGAGAGTAAGGCGGTCGAGGTCGGCGGCCGGCTGGCGGCCTACCAGATCATCCGCGACCGCCAGATCCGCTCGAATCCGATCCTCATCTTCCCGCGGCCCTTCAACGCCGCCGCGCTGAAGTTCACCGCCAAGGCCTACGACGCCGGCGTCAAGAACCGAGGGCAGGGCCTCAGCCCGCTCCAGATGGAGGCGGCCGAGTCGCTGCTGAAGTACTGGAACGACATCCAGATCGACGACCGGGCCGTGCCCGGTACCGACGCCAAGTTCGATGCCCGTTTCAGCGACTGGATGAAGGACAACTCCGCCTGGGTGCCGCTCAAGACAATCCTCGACAGCAAGCCCGAGGAGCTGGTCGAGGCCGGTTTCCCGGGCCCCCAGGTCGAGGCCTTCCGCGCCGCCTTCGCCGCCTTCGAGGAGGCCGAGCGTTCGAGCCCGGGCGCCGTCGCCCTCGAGCCCGCCAAGGCACTCATCGCCTCGGCCCGAGAAGTCGGCCAGGAGATCAACCCGAAGGCCTATCCGGCGATCGAGGAGGTCGGCCGCGAGCTGACCTTCAACGAGGTCGCCCCCTTCTACAAGGCCCAGTATGCCTACGGCCTCGGCCTGGTCCTGCTGATGCTGGCCCTGCCGATCAAGGCGAGCAAGACGATGGTGGGACGGCTCGGCCAGGCGCTCTACGGTGCGGGCATGGCCGGATTCCTGGCGGGCATCGGGCTGGAGATCTACGGCTTCTACCTCAGGGTCATGATCTCCGGTTGGGCGCCGGTGACGAACATGTACGAGACGGTGGTCTGGGTGGCCCTGGTGACGGCGGTGCTCGGCCTGGTCTTCGAGCTGATCTACCCTCGACGCGTGGTCGCGACCGCGGCGACCGGCCTGGCCCTGCTGGCCTGCATGCTGGCGGCCAACGTCACGCTGCTCGACCCCAACATCAAGAGCCTCCAGCCAGTCCTGCGGAGCAACTACTGGCTCGTGATCCACGTGCTCTGCGAGGTGTCGAGCTACGCCGCGTTCGCCCTGGCGATGGGCCTGGGCATGATCGGCACAACCTACTACCTGACGGCCACCTACCGCCGCTCGCCCAGCTACAGCAGCCTGCTGCTCCCCCTGATCCCGGGCATCCCGCTTCTGGCCCTGGGCTGGACCGGCGTGCAGGCGGCCGGCGGCGCCTATGGAACCCAGTACGTCAACGACGGGCTCGGCTTCTATGTGGTCCTGCTGACGGCGGTCGTTGGCGGAGTGCTGACCGGTGCAGGCGTATTCGCCCCGCTGGGCGAGCTGGTCAATCGGCTCAGGTTCCGAGACGACGTCGAGACGGGCGCCGAGCTGGTTGCCGGCGAAGGGCCGACACCGGGCACCCCGGTGGCCTCGACCAACCCGGTCATCGCCGAGATCAGGGCCCGCGCCGCAGCCGAGGGGCCCGCGGTCAAGCTGGACTCTCGCGGCCTGGCGATGCAGGCGACGGCTTCGGTGGTGAAGCCGCTGGCCAACTACATCTACCGGACCATGCAGGTCGGCGTGCTCCTGATCGCCGCCGGCACGATCCTGGGCGGCGTGTGGGCCGACTACTCCTGGGGCCGGTTCTGGGGCTGGGATCCCAAGGAAGTCTGGGCGCTCATCACGCTGCTCATCTACCTAGTGCCGCTGCACGGGCGGTTCGCCGGCTGGGTGAACACGTTCACGCTGACGGTGGCGTCGGTGGCCTGCTTCATGTCGGTCTTGATGGCCTGGTACGGGGTGAATTTCGTCCTGGGCGTCGGCCTGCACAGCTACGGGTTCGCCGAGAAGGGGGGCCAGGGCGTCGTCATGGCCGTCTCCACCGGCATGCTCTCCTACTGCGCGGGTGCCGCCTGGCGTCGCCGCCTGGCCTCCGTCCCGCACCATCCGGTCGCCTGA
- a CDS encoding DUF309 domain-containing protein, with product MTNRSGIDEEPGGVDEGFPAYTYIPSRGLPHPRSSPLGHSRNVPGPVARPIVADRWNDSPNFMRACRLFNAGYYWEAHEEWEANWHAQGRTGPVAEVVKGLIKLAAAGVKVREGRPIGVASHARRAADSFRDARVAVGPTLLGLDLDRLELLARDLADHPIADEPGRDGLARPVFQFRIEPGSLARQPGEK from the coding sequence TTGACCAACCGCTCGGGAATCGATGAGGAGCCTGGGGGCGTTGACGAGGGATTCCCCGCCTACACCTACATCCCCAGCCGGGGCCTGCCCCACCCTCGCTCATCGCCGCTGGGCCACTCTCGCAATGTTCCCGGTCCCGTGGCCCGTCCGATCGTCGCTGACCGTTGGAACGACTCCCCGAACTTCATGCGTGCATGCCGCCTGTTCAACGCAGGCTACTACTGGGAGGCCCACGAGGAGTGGGAGGCCAACTGGCATGCGCAAGGGCGGACCGGCCCGGTGGCCGAGGTCGTCAAGGGGCTCATCAAGCTGGCCGCCGCCGGCGTCAAGGTACGTGAGGGCCGACCGATCGGCGTCGCCTCCCACGCCCGACGTGCGGCCGATTCCTTCCGAGACGCACGAGTCGCTGTCGGCCCGACTCTTCTCGGCCTCGATCTCGACCGCCTGGAACTGCTCGCCCGCGACCTTGCCGACCACCCGATCGCCGACGAACCCGGCCGCGACGGTCTTGCCCGCCCCGTGTTCCAGTTCCGTATCGAGCCTGGAAGTCTGGCCAGACAACCGGGCGAAAAGTGA
- a CDS encoding DUF3754 domain-containing protein, with protein sequence MSATGSIPAAEDPGIPINLPDMDDDLRERALPIRPGDLLRLIGSDPELTPEERTKLSHLGEIVGGLFHSEFYDRLRELKELYAPIDPDSDYLAIPDCSREPTPEATQLFFDQFAATMIKANYLELDHSVLRQAIAAPNETGLNFVSDFGMFEHLRVFARGFTHINRVARTSRTRYRKRTVVLDAYQRMVVVIKFKEGKKLGTMVRSDAVYMRLFKDVPHVDMEMHLPEQSSKVRMRWIDRAQIASPLVFGLPALALKLATISFSPYILGGIMAGPISAGVKSFFGFQRAKEKHMSSVIRNLYYLTLANNASVLTRLIDSAEEEEYKETMLGYYFLWRASLHGGEALGRDHLDLHVEQFLNDRTGAEINFEVTDSLEKLARLGLAIKRLDGTYQATPIDEALALLDARWDETFRADRHPSRTRQAASMLNKF encoded by the coding sequence ATGTCCGCGACGGGGTCAATTCCCGCGGCCGAAGATCCAGGCATCCCGATCAACCTGCCCGACATGGACGACGACCTGCGCGAGCGGGCCCTCCCCATCCGGCCCGGGGACTTGCTCCGGCTCATCGGCTCAGACCCCGAGCTGACGCCCGAGGAGCGCACCAAGCTCTCCCACCTCGGCGAGATCGTCGGCGGCCTCTTCCATAGCGAGTTCTACGACCGCCTGCGCGAGCTCAAGGAGCTCTACGCGCCCATCGACCCCGACTCGGACTATCTGGCGATCCCCGACTGCAGCCGCGAGCCGACGCCGGAGGCCACCCAGCTCTTCTTCGACCAGTTCGCCGCCACCATGATCAAGGCGAACTACCTGGAGCTCGATCACAGCGTGCTCCGGCAGGCCATCGCCGCCCCCAACGAGACCGGCCTGAACTTCGTCTCCGATTTCGGCATGTTCGAGCACCTGCGCGTCTTCGCCAGGGGGTTCACCCACATCAACCGGGTGGCCCGGACGTCGAGGACCAGGTACCGCAAGCGGACGGTGGTGCTGGACGCCTATCAGCGGATGGTTGTCGTCATCAAGTTCAAAGAGGGGAAGAAGTTAGGCACGATGGTGCGGAGCGACGCGGTCTACATGAGGCTGTTCAAGGACGTCCCGCACGTCGACATGGAGATGCACCTGCCCGAGCAGAGCAGCAAGGTCCGGATGCGCTGGATCGACCGGGCTCAGATCGCCTCGCCGCTGGTCTTCGGCCTCCCGGCCCTGGCCTTGAAGCTGGCGACCATCTCATTCTCGCCCTACATCCTGGGCGGGATCATGGCGGGGCCGATCTCGGCGGGTGTGAAGTCGTTCTTCGGGTTCCAGCGGGCCAAAGAGAAGCACATGTCCTCGGTGATCCGCAACCTCTACTACCTGACGCTGGCCAACAATGCCAGCGTGCTGACCCGCCTGATCGACTCGGCCGAGGAGGAGGAGTACAAGGAGACGATGCTGGGCTACTACTTCCTCTGGCGGGCCTCCTTGCACGGCGGAGAGGCGTTGGGACGCGACCACCTCGACCTGCACGTCGAACAGTTCCTCAACGACCGAACGGGCGCCGAGATCAACTTCGAGGTGACAGACTCACTCGAGAAGCTCGCCCGCCTCGGCCTTGCCATCAAGCGCCTGGACGGCACCTACCAGGCCACCCCCATCGACGAGGCGCTCGCACTTCTCGACGCACGCTGGGACGAGACCTTTCGCGCCGACAGGCACCCCAGCCGGACCAGGCAGGCGGCCAGCATGTTAAACAAGTTTTGA
- a CDS encoding Gfo/Idh/MocA family oxidoreductase: protein MAAERMARVRVGVIGLGRLWEARHRPALTRLSDRFVIRAVYDQVAHRAQAEAQSLGCAAPLGLNALVDLPDVDAIYLLSPQWFGLRSIELAAQRGKPIYCALPIAGAGDDLPRVREVMEASKVPFMPELARRFYPVTLRLRELLATTLGPPFEIQGQAWHSGFSRYGLPGPTTQMAPAPLLVDPGSYLIDWCRFLFGREPLSMTGRWGPPMPDQAAEPDFEGFDADFGGGALARVNVGLARPNLEGDAGQPTPPPGFRIRAERGEAWVEMPDRIRWTDEHGSHEERLPLEPGFGELLNNQFYRLVCGLPTLAPSWDDALVVTDLVASLRAQSDARGSRSDA, encoded by the coding sequence TTGGCCGCGGAGAGAATGGCCCGTGTCCGCGTCGGCGTCATCGGGCTCGGCCGGCTCTGGGAAGCCCGACACCGACCCGCCCTGACCCGCCTTTCGGATCGGTTCGTCATCCGCGCGGTCTACGACCAGGTGGCCCATCGGGCGCAGGCCGAGGCCCAATCGCTCGGCTGCGCTGCCCCGCTGGGGCTGAACGCCCTGGTCGACCTTCCCGACGTCGACGCCATCTACTTGCTGAGCCCCCAGTGGTTCGGCCTCCGCTCGATCGAGCTGGCCGCGCAGCGGGGCAAGCCCATCTACTGCGCCCTGCCCATCGCAGGTGCGGGCGACGACCTGCCGCGCGTGCGCGAGGTGATGGAGGCCTCGAAGGTCCCCTTCATGCCCGAGCTGGCCCGGCGGTTCTACCCCGTCACGCTCAGGCTCAGGGAACTGCTGGCGACCACGCTCGGCCCCCCCTTCGAGATCCAGGGCCAGGCCTGGCATTCCGGCTTCAGCCGCTACGGCCTGCCGGGCCCGACCACCCAGATGGCCCCCGCGCCGCTCCTGGTCGACCCCGGCAGCTACCTCATCGACTGGTGCCGTTTCCTCTTCGGTCGAGAGCCCCTCTCGATGACAGGCCGATGGGGGCCGCCCATGCCCGACCAGGCCGCCGAACCCGACTTCGAAGGATTCGACGCCGACTTCGGCGGCGGGGCGCTCGCCCGCGTCAACGTCGGCCTCGCCCGACCGAACCTCGAAGGCGACGCAGGCCAGCCCACGCCCCCCCCTGGCTTTCGGATCAGGGCCGAGCGGGGAGAGGCCTGGGTCGAGATGCCCGACCGGATCCGCTGGACCGACGAGCACGGCTCCCACGAGGAACGACTCCCCCTGGAACCCGGGTTCGGCGAGCTGCTCAACAACCAGTTCTACCGCCTGGTCTGCGGCCTTCCGACCCTGGCCCCGTCATGGGACGACGCCCTGGTCGTGACCGACCTGGTCGCAAGCCTCAGGGCCCAATCCGACGCCAGGGGGTCCCGATCCGACGCTTGA